The Nothobranchius furzeri strain GRZ-AD chromosome 8, NfurGRZ-RIMD1, whole genome shotgun sequence genome includes a region encoding these proteins:
- the spata18 gene encoding mitochondria-eating protein, translated as MADTLRRLTNTSSFSVLQDKLETWYRDYHVISCDQNLNRCCELIELTAKIQGQLFAILNLTAAEGSHYAGVDTLKTRLLPWLGTCFSISRPSVTDDTSLQLIQDLAEKERKIRELSVSHQSDTEKMETRLSSARLQLESVRGELVDAQTALDETRNKSATTLLATEEEILQLRADLQSAHEQVGIYKRKLDALDDYERQIRLLKEEVFYLNSEKAMLQERLVRSRSPSPVRSQSPTRAQLTNSSRRARLVSRFSDLYAVERLEAQSILRRYIPDLEMVQKIVFIAVVESFQTAKLAYRQFKLRVRKTLSMSHFGPESLEDAAVDYIIRNLDLYDVQTSVNDVINAMNVNPRISFPPEVDFGLISTLIGETCRVAFAMQTLDPPLDLAFASDGELYNDTKYRRSYDSEFTAPLVLYHVWPALTERGSVIVMGEAVTRRDAPWRRSRSRSVSPVRSRSLSPTRSLRFNSNRSLSPERLTASHL; from the exons ATGGCAGACACTTTGAGGAGACTTACCAATACTTCTTCGTTTAGCGTGTTGCAGGACAAGCTGGAGACCTGGTACAGGGACTACCAT GTCATTTCCTGTGATCAGAATCTGAACAGATGTTGTGAGTTGATTGAACTGACTGCTAAGATCCAGGGACAACTGTTTGCTATCCTGAATCTCACAGCAGCTGAAG GCAGTCACTACGCTGGAGTTGATACTCTGAAGACACGACTGCTCCCGTGGCTGGGGACATGCTTCTCCATATCGAGGCCATCCGTCACAGATGACACAAGTCTGCAGCTCATCCAG GATTTAGCAGAGAAGGAAAGAAAGATCAGGGAACTCTCTGTCTCCCATCAGAGCGACACGGAGAAGATGGAGACTCGGCTGAGCTCTGCTCGTCTACAGCTGGAGTCCGTAAGAGGAGA GCTTGTGGATGCTCAGACTGCTCTAGATGAGACCAGGAACAAGTCAGCGACTACCCTACTTGCTACTGAAGAGGAAATCTTACAGCTAAGGGCAGA TTTGCAATCTGCCCATGAGCAGGTGGGAATTTACAAGAGGAAGCTGGATGCTCTCGATGACTACGAGAGACAGATTCGCTTGTTGAAGGAGGAAGTGTTCTATCTGAACTCAGAGAAGGCCATGCTGCAGGAGAg ATTGGTGCGAAGTCGCTCTCCGAGCCCTGTGAGGAGTCAGTCGCCCACCAGAGCCCAGCTCACTAACTCTTCCCGCCGTGCACGCCTCGTCTCACGCTTCAGCGACCTGTACGCTGTGGAGCGTCTGGAGGCACAGAGCATCCTTCGGCGCTATATCCCTGACTTGGAGATGGTCCAGAAAATTGTCTTCATTGCTGTTGTG GAGTCCTTCCAGACAGCTAAACTGGCCTACCGTCAATTCAAGCTGCGAGTGAGGAAGACACTGTCCATGTCCCACTTTGGTCCAGAGAGTCTGGAGGACGCAGCTGTGGACTACATCATCAGAAACCTGGATCTCTATGATGTTCAAACCAGTGTCAAC GATGTGATCAACGCTATGAACGTGAACCCTCGGATCTCCTTCCCTCCAGAAGTGGACTTTGGTCTCATCAGTACTTTGATTGGAGAGACCTGCAGGGTGGCGTTTGCCATGCAGACACTGGACCCGCCCCTTGATTTGGCCTTTGCAAGTGATGGAGAACTTTACAATGACACCAA GTACCGCCGTAGTTACGACTCCGAGTTCACCGCCCCCCTGGTGCTGTACCACGTGTGGCCAGCCCTGACAGAGAGAGGCAGCGTGATCGTGATGGGCGAGGCTGTGACAAGGAGAGATGCACCG TGGAGAAGAAGCAGGAGCAGGAGTGTCAGCCCCGTTCGCTCTCGATCTCTCAGTCCAACTCGCAGTCTT AGATTTAACAGCAACAGAAGTTTGTCTCCTGAACGCCTCACAGCGAGCCATCTGTGA